The genome window TCGGCGAACGCCTTCTTCGGAACCGGGTCGGACGCCTTGGACCCGAGGGTGACGGACTTCGGGTCGGCGGCCGTGCCGCTGCCCCCGCAGGCGCTCAGCAAGGGAATGCCGGCGCCGAGCGCTGCCGCGCCGCCTATGCCGCGCAGCAGGGTGCGACGGCTGGGACCGGGCACGGCGAGACCGGAGGGTGTGAGATGCATGTACGGCTCCCTGGGGGACAGGTGGTTCGGCCTCAATGGCCCTCGCCGGTGACTGATCGAAAACAATCAGAAACCAACTCGACCGAACACGGTGGCCGCCATAACAGCTCTATGTCATGTCATACGTCAAGACTTCTTGTCCCCCTTTGTTGAAACGTAATCCCTGGTTGTCGAAACGTGACCGTCACATACGTGAGCCACATCACTCACGGACATGACCGCACATACGGGACACAGCAACCGCACAAGCCCGAACGCGCGGCTCCACGTGATCATTTGAAGGCGGAGAGCGCCCTGTCGTGTTTGCGCCGGCGTAGGGAAGCGCCGCGATGTCCCCGGCGCTTCGACGGCCCGCCGTCCCGCGTCGCACCCCCGTTCAACTGGATCCAGATCCGCACCTCGGTACCGCCCAGCACCGATGATCCCAGGCGCACATCACCGCCGGTCGACTCGGCGAGTCGGCGGACGATGTCGAGGCCCAGACCGGTCGAGCCGTCGCTGCCCGAACCCCGGCCACGGGCCATCGCCGCCTCGGGGTCGATGATGCCCGGCCCGGCGTCCGAGACCAGAACGATCACCGCGTCCTCGCCGTTGTGAACGTCGACAGCGAACGCCGTGCCCTCCGCCGTGTGCCGGAACACATTGCCGAGGAGGGCGTCCAGCGCGGCGGCCAGGTCGGCTCTGGCGACCGGTATGCGGACCGGACGCTCCACGCCGGCCACCCGCCACTTGCGGCCCTCGTCCTCCGCGAGCGCCGACCAGAACGCCATCCGCTCCCGGACCACCTCGGCCGCGTCGCACCCGGCGCCGGGCCCCGCCACCGCCGTCTGCGGCTTGGCCTCCCGCGCCGTACGGATGATCGTGTCCACCTCCCGCTCCAACTGCTCGACCGCCGCCCGGGTCTGCTCGGCGGCCGGCCCGTCGCCGAGCGAGGCCGCGTTCAGCCGCAGCACGGTCAGCGGGGTCCGCAGCCGGTGCGACAGGTCCGCCGCCAGCTCCCGCTCGTTCGCCAGCAGCTGGACCACCTGGTCGGCCATCGCGTTGAACGCCACCGCCGCCAGCCGCAGCTCCTTCGG of Streptomyces phaeolivaceus contains these proteins:
- a CDS encoding sensor histidine kinase, which gives rise to MRWALVKVCLAVTAMVVVAFAVPLGLVIKEMARDRAFSNAEREAAAIAPALSITTDREQLERVVASAGSDDGMAVHIPADGAGSGALDLGRQRASDGDIATVRKLGRASTTEAPGGSTLLQPTALSSGEIAVVEVFVPESEVSNGVATAWAVLAGVGLALIVGSVAVADRLGVRMVGPARRLVESAHELGEGQLGARVPEKGPKELRLAAVAFNAMADQVVQLLANERELAADLSHRLRTPLTVLRLNAASLGDGPAAEQTRAAVEQLEREVDTIIRTAREAKPQTAVAGPGAGCDAAEVVRERMAFWSALAEDEGRKWRVAGVERPVRIPVARADLAAALDALLGNVFRHTAEGTAFAVDVHNGEDAVIVLVSDAGPGIIDPEAAMARGRGSGSDGSTGLGLDIVRRLAESTGGDVRLGSSVLGGTEVRIWIQLNGGATRDGGPSKRRGHRGASLRRRKHDRALSAFK